In Allomuricauda ruestringensis DSM 13258, the following proteins share a genomic window:
- the purU gene encoding formyltetrahydrofolate deformylase, which yields MKLTILINCPDQSGIIRSVTTFIHQQKGNVVYLDQHVDKQAGVFFMRLKSEFEQELDLPKFKEDFGRGLATGFNMEWDAYTDEYRPKMAIFVSKYNHCLYDLLSRYNSRELSVDIPFILSNHKDLEYVAEQFNIPYFHIPVTKENKAEAEDKQLELLKKYGVDFIVLARYMQIVSPKVIDEFPQKIINIHHSFLPAFAGAKPYHAAFNRGVKIIGATSHYVTEDLDEGPIIEQDVTTVSHTHSVKDFIAKGRDLERIVLSRAVQLHVARKTMVYNNKTVIFS from the coding sequence ATGAAACTGACCATTCTTATCAATTGCCCGGACCAATCTGGTATAATTCGCTCTGTAACCACCTTTATCCATCAGCAAAAAGGGAACGTGGTGTACCTTGATCAACATGTGGACAAACAGGCGGGCGTATTTTTTATGCGTTTAAAGAGTGAATTTGAACAGGAATTGGACCTACCCAAGTTCAAAGAGGATTTCGGTCGGGGATTGGCAACTGGTTTCAACATGGAATGGGATGCCTACACGGATGAATACAGGCCTAAAATGGCCATTTTTGTTTCCAAGTACAATCATTGCCTTTATGATTTGTTGAGCCGTTACAATTCTAGGGAGCTCTCAGTAGATATTCCTTTTATTTTGAGCAACCACAAGGATTTGGAGTATGTAGCAGAACAGTTCAACATTCCTTATTTCCACATTCCCGTAACCAAAGAAAATAAAGCTGAGGCCGAGGACAAACAACTGGAGCTATTAAAAAAGTACGGTGTGGATTTTATTGTATTGGCTAGGTACATGCAGATTGTATCACCAAAGGTGATTGATGAATTCCCCCAGAAAATCATCAACATCCATCACTCTTTCTTACCTGCATTTGCCGGGGCTAAACCTTACCATGCCGCTTTTAATCGAGGCGTAAAGATTATCGGTGCTACCAGCCATTATGTTACCGAAGATTTGGATGAAGGGCCGATTATTGAGCAGGATGTCACCACCGTTTCGCACACGCATTCCGTTAAGGATTTTATTGCCAAGGGCAGGGATTTGGAACGCATAGTCCTTTCCCGAGCCGTTCAACTTCACGTAGCTCGAAAAACTATGGTTTACAACAACAAGACCGTGATTTTCTCCTAA